One part of the Coriobacteriia bacterium genome encodes these proteins:
- the rplQ gene encoding 50S ribosomal protein L17 gives MRHAKKGRALGTDASHTTAMLRSIARAVFINERITTTEARAKEVRGLVEHIITWGKRGDVHSRRLAMAELGDKALVHKVFADIAPRFEGRAGGYVRILKLGPRKGDAAPMVILELVD, from the coding sequence ATGAGACATGCCAAGAAGGGCCGTGCGCTAGGCACCGACGCGAGCCATACGACGGCCATGCTGCGCAGCATCGCGCGCGCGGTCTTCATCAACGAGCGCATCACGACCACCGAAGCGCGCGCCAAAGAGGTCCGCGGCCTCGTCGAGCACATCATCACGTGGGGCAAGCGCGGAGACGTGCACTCGCGTCGGCTCGCAATGGCCGAACTCGGTGACAAGGCGCTCGTCCACAAGGTGTTCGCTGACATCGCTCCCCGTTTCGAGGGTCGCGCGGGCGGATACGTCCGCATCTTGAAGCTCGGCCCCCGCAAGGGCGACGCCGCACCCATGGTCATCCTGGAGCTCGTCGACTGA